The Desulfatirhabdium butyrativorans DSM 18734 genomic interval TTCCCCTCGAGGAGATGATGAAGGCCGTCATGGTGGCTTCGGCCAATGACGCCGCTTATGCAGTGGCCGAATTCATTGCCGGAAGCCGGGAAGAGTGTGTGTCGCTGATGAATGAGAAGGCTGCCAAATTGGGTATGAACGATTCCGAGTTCTTCAGCCCGCACGGGCTTCCGCCTGCCGCCGGTCAGAAGCCGGATATTTCATCTCCCCATGACTTGGCGATTCTGGCAAGGGAGCTCGTCAAACATCCACTGCTGCTCAATTGGACATCCCTTCAAACGGCGCCTTTCCGGGCAGGAACGCTCATCATGCGTAACCACAACAACCTCATGAAACGGTTTGTCGGGATGGACGGGCTCAAAACGGGTTTCTATCGGGAGGCAGGTTACAGCATCGTCGCTACGGCCATGAGAGGCGACTTGCGGTTCATTGCTGTAGTGATGGGCTCGCCTTCCGCAAAAATCCGGGACGGGATTACTGATGAAAAGCTCAAGAAGGCCTTTTCCCTCTATGATCGGGTCCGGGTGGTGCGAAAAGGCGAGGTGATCGACAAGGAAGTGGCCTTGCCCGATGGCGTCCAGCAGGGCATCAAACCGATAGCGGAAGCCAGGTTTTCCTATACCGTCCCCAGAGACAAACGAAAGTTGCTGGAGAAGCGTATCGAACTGCCCGATCGGGTATCCGGAGCGATCCAGCAGGGCCAGCGCCTGGG includes:
- a CDS encoding D-alanyl-D-alanine carboxypeptidase family protein — its product is MSKRSVIWLMVGMFLLCCAGQAPAKERKQSASKSGITARHPTSGKAAAVPATSKKAQAGKPVLASKPAAAVQKSAEAQAPYKAFIVVDADTGVMVEGENIHQKLGPASITKLMLAAVVMDKIESGQVRLDDSVTTSAEAASMGGSQVYLKQGEVFPLEEMMKAVMVASANDAAYAVAEFIAGSREECVSLMNEKAAKLGMNDSEFFSPHGLPPAAGQKPDISSPHDLAILARELVKHPLLLNWTSLQTAPFRAGTLIMRNHNNLMKRFVGMDGLKTGFYREAGYSIVATAMRGDLRFIAVVMGSPSAKIRDGITDEKLKKAFSLYDRVRVVRKGEVIDKEVALPDGVQQGIKPIAEARFSYTVPRDKRKLLEKRIELPDRVSGAIQQGQRLGEVVIRFNNEEVGRVGLVAPAAVAKKSFLKRLFD